One genomic region from Anopheles bellator chromosome 2, idAnoBellAS_SP24_06.2, whole genome shotgun sequence encodes:
- the LOC131211820 gene encoding proline-, glutamic acid- and leucine-rich protein 1-like produces MEGVGQLFSSAVQSADGHLLSSFLSSLEEHQTFWTDPQNDLEAILANISSLLANANSRDKALRALCDLVPNCPNDILEEKAQHYINMCVKVYTQGGSTQSVSLSFTVLQKLLLKSLHSSDIRKLFVSSLATMLEPIGSTLKKPVVPSVLAFLALAMRHYAGVCGSLKSRIEQFLYSLVDTTDRETAVSVAECLLLLQQIRGGGQHGTLHKKTWEEYYRKLIDTVHDLLNRIFAHTPETFDEETELECFKFRPLSSQDDPLAAAQLIVTRTNNLILFLQQAIIGAYPVPKPIAPFRAVNLILRGLSVTCGAMNQNPIVENIAYGTYLPVIQRGLLAVFDGLVLTLGSHMFMYADLICTAFVKCLRATQHPAGRLYGRKKNFILLRTKLYRSIGLWCETLRYGSCIETVNEPILEQIIRDITPYEAEVMLKIDAGSQKRLSSKAKRKLQKEQNAATALNQAYASGSTSAESKEQLVDAGNEILCQGALVCLSSILQSAGCFIKPVTHKLLQEKIVPLCFSLVTNQSQSTGLYREHETRIALLRSFAALIVNPHHHCPPPLQYAGEIFKAFQTHDPSAAVRSCANELARTMELIMHPWKETLYFPADQAAIKDALANKEKHPLASLAKVQIIQQPSNGQQEVIGTCTESSKKRPLPSKQSPTKSNDILDDSEGEINESLAVTEASDIEGSDIEENAIHEEPQGWVEEVSIISVDQPEKNSAKEAPAVLNENEGVIHSTTDDEKIIESSVVSIEDSDEDDRIEVIPLKDSDDDDVVVIPLDSGPAVDHSENIVETPMRQEEKEIETDPSSPKKAKLSETENGNDSSKSIDAIVAEMVAEFVDEP; encoded by the exons ATGGAAGGAGTGGGTCAACTGTTTAGCTCGGCGGTGCAATCAGCGGATGGCCATTTGCTTTCATCATTTCTCTCCAGTCTTGAGGAACATCAAACTTTTTGGACCGAC CCTCAAAATGACTTGGAAGCAATTCTCGCCAACATCAGCTCATTACTCGCCAATGCAAACTCACGTGACAAAGCACTTAGAGCCCTCTGCGATCTAGTTCCCAACTGCCCAAATGATATCTTGGAAGAAAAGGCACAGCACTACATAAACATGTGCGTGAAGGTTTACACCCAAGGAGGATCCACACAGTCGGTTTCTTTAAGCTTCACGGTGTTACAAAAGCTTCTGCTCAAGTCGCTTCATTCTTCAGACATTCGCAAACTGTTTGTCAGTAGTTTAGCGACAATGCTGGAGCCTATTGGTTCCACTCTCAAAAAGCCCGTCGTACCATCAGTGTTGGCCTTTCTTGCGCTAGCAATGCGACACTACGCCGGTGTGTGCGGGTCATTGAAATCCCGCATCGAGCAGTTTCTTTACTCATTGGTGGATACGACCGATCGGGAAACTGCGGTCAGTGTAGCGGAATGTTTACTGTTACTACAGCAGATACGCGGCGGAGGACAGCATGGAACACTGCACAAAAAAACCTGGGAAGAGTACTACCGAAAGTTGATTGATACTGTTCATGATTTGCTTAACAGAATATTTGCCCATACGCCCGAAACCTTCGACGAGGAAACGGAACTGGAATGCTTCAAATTTCGGCCGCTATCATCGCAGGACGATCCACTGGCCGCAGCTCAGCTGATCGTTACACGTACTAACAACTTGATTCTCTTTCTCCAGCAAGCTATCATCGGCGCCTACCCCGTGCCGAAACCAATCGCACCGTTCAGGGCAGTAAATCTGATTCTCCGTGGCCTGTCCGTTACCTGTGGGGCGATGAATCAAAACCCAATCGTCGAAAATATTGCTTACGGAACATATCTTCCGGTAATCCAGCGAGGATTGTTGGCAGTGTTTGATGGGCTAGTGTTGACGCTTGGCAGCCATATGTTTATGTATGCTGACCTCATATGTACGGCCTTTGTAAAATGTCTCCGTGCTACACAACATCCTGCAGGCAGGTTGTATGGCCGAAAGAAGAATTTTATACTGCTGCGCACCAAGTTATACCGAAGCATTGGGTTGTGGTGCGAAACTCTGCGTTACGGTAGTTGCATAGAGACCGTAAATGAACCCATTCTGGAGCAGATCATACGGGATATAACACCGTACGAAGCGGAAGTGATGCTCAAAATCGACGCCGGTAGCCAGAAACGCCTTTCGTCAAAAGCCaaaagaaaattgcaaaagGAACAGAATGCGGCGACTGCGTTAAATCAGGCCTACGCAAGCGGAAGTACATCTGCGGAAAGCAAGGAACAATTGGTAGACGCTGGAAATGAAATTCTCTGCCAAGGAGCATTAGTTTGCTTGTCCAGTATTTTGCAATCTGCGGGATGCTTCATTAAACCCGTCACCCATAAATTGCTACAAGAGAAAATAGTTCCTTTGTGCTTTTCACTCGTAACCAACCAAAGTCAGTCGACGGGACTGTACAGAGAACACGAGACACGTATCGCTTTGCTCCGCTCCTTCGCAGCTCTCATCGTTAATCCGCACCATCATTGTCCTCCGCCGTTGCAGTATGCTGGAGAGATATTTAAAGCATTTCAAACACATGACCCGAGTGCGGCAGTGCGTTCTTGTGCCAACGAGCTGGCTCGCACGATGGAACTAATAATGCATCCATGGAAGGAAACGTTATATTTTCCTGCCGATCAAGCAGCTATAAAGGATGCACTAGCCAATAAGGAGAAACACCCACTGGCGTCCCTCGCTAAGGTGCAAATAATCCAGCAACCCTCGAATGGCCAGCAAGAAGTTATTGGCACCTGCACGGAGTCATCCAAGAAAAGACCATTGCCATCGAAGCAATCGCCTACCAAGTCGAATGATATCTTAGACGACAGCGAAGGTGAAATTAACGAATCGCTTGCAGTAACGGAAGCCAGCGATATAGAGGGGTCTGATATTGAGGAAAACGCGATACATGAAGAGCCCCAGGGATGGGTGGAAGAAGTAAGCATTATATCAGTTGATCAACCAGAAAAGAATTCCGCGAAAGAAGCGCCTGCAGTGCTGAATGAAAACGAAGGTGTGATTCATTCCACCACCGATGACGAAAAAATTATAGAATCTTCCGTCGTATCCATCGAAGACAGCGATGAGGATGACAGGATTGAAGTTATACCGTTGAAAGATtcagacgatgatgatgtagTCGTAATTCCGCTAGACAGTGGACCGGCGGTAGACCACAGTGAAAATATCGTTGAAACTCCGATGCGccaagaagagaaagaaatcgaaaccgatccTAGCTCTccaaagaaagcaaaactttcAGAAACTGAGAATGGCAATGATTCATCTAAAAGCATTGACGCTATTGTCGCTGAAATGGTAGCTGAATTCGTTGACGAACCGTAg
- the LOC131211994 gene encoding presenilin homolog isoform X2 encodes MDGHINIDQPSSTGHDAADGRGARKRWQKIPPEQTGNSHHPSYGVSRSEEQTTDSVPQVTIRDSNSRGRPGPSRGPANPRQQQQLQREQEQALNDEEGLKYGAQHVIKLFVPVTLCMMVVVATISSINFYTIKDVYLVYTPFHELADDTGTKIWNALANSLILMTVIVIMTILLIVLYKHRCYKVIHGWLILSSLLLLFLFSGLYLFEVLRAYNIPMDWFTAGLMVWNFGVVGMISIHWHGPLRLQQGYLIFVAALMALVFIKYLPEWTTWVVLAVISIWDLIAVLTPKGPLRILVETAQERNEQIFPALIYSSTIMYTYLGTHTDPERPASLSGERAIGTGGATGGSNNRPTVGYGAVEDQTAGFTEDWVARRSERVTRLLQTEVQANMANNPSRPEYRTVTAETNSSQQQSVAIYADQEERGIKLGLGDFIFYSVLVGKASSYGDWNTTIACFVAILVGLCLTLLLLAIFRKALPALPISIFFGLIFCFVTSVIVKPFTEALASEQVYI; translated from the exons ATGGATGGGCACATCAATATAGATCAGCCATCAAGCACCGGGCACGACGCGGCCGATGGTCGGGGAGCGCGTAAACGCTGGCAAAAGATACCTCCGGAGCAAACTGGCAATTCACATCACCCTTCCTACGGGGTAAGCCGTTCAGAGGAACAG ACGACTGATTCCGTCCCACAAGTGACTATACGGGACAGCAACAGCCGGGGTAGGCCGGGCCCTTCGCGGGGCCCCGCAAACCCAcgtcaacagcaacagctacaGCGGGAACAGGAACAAGCGCTGAATGATGAGGAGGGACTCAAATATGGAGCACAGCATGTGATAAAACTATTTGTGCCCGTTACGCTGTgtatgatggtggtggtggccactaTTAGTTCTATCAACTTTTACACCATCAAGGATGTTTACTT AGTTTACACTCCTTTCCATGAGCTGGCCGATGATACTGGAACAAAAATTTGGAATGCACTGGCAAACTCGCTCATTCTAATGACGGTGATTGTCATAATGACGATACTGCTGATTGTGCTCTACAAGCATCGCTGCTATAAGGTCATTCACGGCTGGCTGATCCtttcgtcgctgctgctgctcttcctCTTCAGCGGGCTGTACCTCTTCGAGGTCCTTCGTGCATATAACATCCCGATGGACTGGTTTACTGCGGGCTTAATGGTGTGGAACTTTGGTGTGGTGGGCATGATCTCGATCCACTGGCACGGACCATTGCGATTACAACAGGGTTACCTCATATTCGTTGCTGCGTTGATGGCACTGGTATTTATCAAGTATCTGCCAGAATGGACTACATGGGTGGTACTGGCCGTGATATCAATCTGGG ATTTGATTGCAGTACTTACTCCGAAGGGGCCTCTCCGGATATTGGTCGAAACAGCTCAAGAGCGCAATGAACAGATTTTTCCAGCTCTTATCTATTCAT cTACCATTATGTATACATACTTGGGAACGCACACAGACCCCGAACGCCCCGCATCGCTTTCAGGCGAACGTGCCATTGGTACGGGAGGTGCGACTGGTGGAAGTAACAACAGGCCTACGGTTGGCTACGGAGCGGTAGAAG ACCAAACGGCCGGATTCACGGAAGATTGGGTCGCTCGAAGATCGGAACGAGTGACGCGTCTTCTTCAAACTGAAGTACAAGCAAACATGGCAAATAATCCATCCAGGCCCGAGTATCGAACGGTTACAGCAGAAACGAATAGCTCTCAACAACAGAGTGTAGCGATTTATGCCGACCAGGAAGAAA GGGGAATAAAGTTAGGATTAGGCGATTTTATCTTCTACTCCGTCCTTGTTGGTAAAGCTTCCAGCTATGGTGATTGGAATACGACCATTGCTTGCTTTGTTGCTATTTTGGTG GGACTCTGCCTGACGCTGCTTTTGCTAGCCATCTTCCGGAAGGCATTGCCAGCGCTTCCTATTTCCATCTTTTTCGGGCTTATCTTCTGCTTCGTAACCAGCGTTATTGTGAAACCATTCACGGAGGCGCTTGCTTCAGAGCAGGTTTACATTTAG
- the LOC131211995 gene encoding splicing factor U2af 38 kDa subunit, translated as MAEYLASIFGTEKDKVNCSFYFKIGACRHGDRCSRIHNKPTFSQTCLLQNLYVNPQNSAKSADGSHLVANVSDEEMQEHYDNFFEDVFVECEDKYGEIEEMNVCDNLGDHLVGNVYIKFRREEDAERAAKDLNNRWFGGRPVYSELSPVTDFREACCRQYEMGECTRSGFCNFMHLKPISRELRRYLYSRRRGRSRSRSRSPRRGGGGGGGGGGGGGGGGGGGGIGGGHDRSRDRRRSRSRDRKNDRNDNGRKGRY; from the exons ATGGCAGAATATTTGGCATCGATTTTCGGTACCGAAAAGGACAA GGTCAATTGTTCGTTTTACTTCAAAATCGGAGCCTGCCGTCACGGGGATCGATGTTCGCGCATCCACAACAAGCCAACGTTCTCGCAGACTTGTCTGCTCCAGAACCTGTACGTGAATCCCCAGAACTCAGCCAAATCGGCCGACGGAAGCCATCTGGTTGCCAACGTTTCAGACGAAGAGATGCAAGAACACTACGACAACTTTTTCGAGGACGTGTTTGTGGAGTGTGAGGACAAGTATGGCGAGATCGAGGAAATGAACGTGTGCGACAACCTTGGCGATCACCTGGTCGGCAATGTATACATCAAGTTCCGTCGCGAAGAGGACGCCGAACGTGCCGCCAAGGATTTGAACAATCGCTGGTTCGGCGGAAGACCCGTTTACTCAGAGCTTTCACCGGTTACGGACTTCCGCGAAGCGTGCTGCCGCCAGTACGAGATGGGCGAATGCACTCGCTCCGGGTTCTGCAACTTTATGCACCTAAAACCGATTTCGCGCGAGCTGCGCCGATACTTGTACTCACGCCGTCGCGGACGTTCACGCTCCCGCTCGCGATCGcctcgtcgtggtggtggtggcgggggtgGAGGTGgcgggggcggtggtggtggcggaggtggtggtggcattgGCGGTGGACATGATCGTTCTCGTGACAGGCGCCGTTCACGCAGCCGGGATAGGAAAAACGATCGGAATGACAACGGTCGCAAGGGGCGATACTGA
- the LOC131211994 gene encoding presenilin-2 isoform X1, with product MDGHINIDQPSSTGHDAADGRGARKRWQKIPPEQTGNSHHPSYGTTDSVPQVTIRDSNSRGRPGPSRGPANPRQQQQLQREQEQALNDEEGLKYGAQHVIKLFVPVTLCMMVVVATISSINFYTIKDVYLVYTPFHELADDTGTKIWNALANSLILMTVIVIMTILLIVLYKHRCYKVIHGWLILSSLLLLFLFSGLYLFEVLRAYNIPMDWFTAGLMVWNFGVVGMISIHWHGPLRLQQGYLIFVAALMALVFIKYLPEWTTWVVLAVISIWDLIAVLTPKGPLRILVETAQERNEQIFPALIYSSTIMYTYLGTHTDPERPASLSGERAIGTGGATGGSNNRPTVGYGAVEGTPLAMLSNDRTLGLPRDQTAGFTEDWVARRSERVTRLLQTEVQANMANNPSRPEYRTVTAETNSSQQQSVAIYADQEERGIKLGLGDFIFYSVLVGKASSYGDWNTTIACFVAILVGLCLTLLLLAIFRKALPALPISIFFGLIFCFVTSVIVKPFTEALASEQVYI from the exons ATGGATGGGCACATCAATATAGATCAGCCATCAAGCACCGGGCACGACGCGGCCGATGGTCGGGGAGCGCGTAAACGCTGGCAAAAGATACCTCCGGAGCAAACTGGCAATTCACATCACCCTTCCTACGGG ACGACTGATTCCGTCCCACAAGTGACTATACGGGACAGCAACAGCCGGGGTAGGCCGGGCCCTTCGCGGGGCCCCGCAAACCCAcgtcaacagcaacagctacaGCGGGAACAGGAACAAGCGCTGAATGATGAGGAGGGACTCAAATATGGAGCACAGCATGTGATAAAACTATTTGTGCCCGTTACGCTGTgtatgatggtggtggtggccactaTTAGTTCTATCAACTTTTACACCATCAAGGATGTTTACTT AGTTTACACTCCTTTCCATGAGCTGGCCGATGATACTGGAACAAAAATTTGGAATGCACTGGCAAACTCGCTCATTCTAATGACGGTGATTGTCATAATGACGATACTGCTGATTGTGCTCTACAAGCATCGCTGCTATAAGGTCATTCACGGCTGGCTGATCCtttcgtcgctgctgctgctcttcctCTTCAGCGGGCTGTACCTCTTCGAGGTCCTTCGTGCATATAACATCCCGATGGACTGGTTTACTGCGGGCTTAATGGTGTGGAACTTTGGTGTGGTGGGCATGATCTCGATCCACTGGCACGGACCATTGCGATTACAACAGGGTTACCTCATATTCGTTGCTGCGTTGATGGCACTGGTATTTATCAAGTATCTGCCAGAATGGACTACATGGGTGGTACTGGCCGTGATATCAATCTGGG ATTTGATTGCAGTACTTACTCCGAAGGGGCCTCTCCGGATATTGGTCGAAACAGCTCAAGAGCGCAATGAACAGATTTTTCCAGCTCTTATCTATTCAT cTACCATTATGTATACATACTTGGGAACGCACACAGACCCCGAACGCCCCGCATCGCTTTCAGGCGAACGTGCCATTGGTACGGGAGGTGCGACTGGTGGAAGTAACAACAGGCCTACGGTTGGCTACGGAGCGGTAGAAGGTACGCCTCTGGCCATGTTAAGCAATGATAGAACGCTTGGCTTACCGAGGG ACCAAACGGCCGGATTCACGGAAGATTGGGTCGCTCGAAGATCGGAACGAGTGACGCGTCTTCTTCAAACTGAAGTACAAGCAAACATGGCAAATAATCCATCCAGGCCCGAGTATCGAACGGTTACAGCAGAAACGAATAGCTCTCAACAACAGAGTGTAGCGATTTATGCCGACCAGGAAGAAA GGGGAATAAAGTTAGGATTAGGCGATTTTATCTTCTACTCCGTCCTTGTTGGTAAAGCTTCCAGCTATGGTGATTGGAATACGACCATTGCTTGCTTTGTTGCTATTTTGGTG GGACTCTGCCTGACGCTGCTTTTGCTAGCCATCTTCCGGAAGGCATTGCCAGCGCTTCCTATTTCCATCTTTTTCGGGCTTATCTTCTGCTTCGTAACCAGCGTTATTGTGAAACCATTCACGGAGGCGCTTGCTTCAGAGCAGGTTTACATTTAG
- the LOC131211821 gene encoding holocytochrome c-type synthase → MGNTVSAAELVASNIVPNAAVKGEEAALPNGHPDMGIKHTMGVNPPPECPMHQKQPPKEQPVLISECPVKHDGSEVNPLNMMPPGNQNPSPGQPFPLPTERQVSSIPKVTTDGKQEFWLYPSQQMFWNAMLRKGWRWQKDDIAPKDMDDIIKIHNANNEQAWQEVLKWEALHVRECGNPRLKSFGGKATEYSPRARIRNLMGYELPFDRHDWIIDRCGKDVRYVIDYYDGGMVDEKYKFALLDVRPAMDSFENVWDRMKVAYMRWKFELEDKIKELRN, encoded by the coding sequence ATGGGAAACACGGTGTCGGCAGCCGAACTGGTTGCTTCGAATATTGTCCCAAATGCCGCCGTAAAAGGGGAAGAAGCAGCGTTGCCGAATGGACACCCTGACATGGGTATTAAACATACAATGGGAGTAAATCCGCCGCCGGAATGCCCAATGCACCAAAAGCAGCCACCCAAAGAGCAACCCGTGCTTATATCGGAGTGCCCAGTTAAGCACGACGGTAGCGAGGTAAATCCGCTGAATATGATGCCACCCGGCAATCAAAACCCATCTCCAGGACAGCCGTTCCCACTACCAACCGAACGCCAGGTGTCCTCGATTCCTAAGGTAACAACCGATGGAAAGCAAGAATTTTGGCTCTACCCGAGTCAACAGATGTTCTGGAATGCGATGCTCCGTAAAGGCTGGCGCTGGCAGAAGGATGATATTGCTCCCAAAGATATGGACGACATAATCAAGATACACAACGCCAACAACGAGCAAGCTTGGCAGGAGGTTTTGAAGTGGGAAGCGTTGCATGTACGCGAATGCGGAAACCCACGATTGAAAAGCTTCGGCGGCAAAGCGACCGAATATAGTCCTCGCGCGAGAATACGCAACTTGATGGGATACGAGTTGCCTTTCGATCGCCACGATTGGATCATTGACCGTTGCGGAAAGGATGTACGCTACGTCATCGACTATTACGATGGAGGAATGGTTGACGAAAAATACAAATTCGCCCTGCTTGATGTCAGGCCGGCTATGGACTCATTTGAAAATGTATGGGACCGTATGAAGGTGGCCTACATGCGGTGGAAGTTTGAGCTTgaagataaaataaaagagCTCAGAAACTAA